In candidate division TA06 bacterium, the genomic stretch GGGAAGCCGAGGGCTGCCCGGCCGGCCATGGTCGGCGAGAAGAAATAACGGGCCCCCAGCTGTCCGGCATAGCCAACCCCGGAGCTATATCCAGCTAAATACAGGCTGCTGGAAGTGGTGCCATACTGGTCCTTGTATTCGGCATCCCAGTTGAAGAAACCCAGTCCCAGCTTAACATAGGGGTCGAATTTCTTGCCGGGCGTAAAGTGGTATGCGCCCGCGCCTAAGACTCCGATCAAGGTGTACTTCCATTCGTACCAGTAATCCCACACGTCGTATTTTTCGGTGAAGCTGCTGTAGGCGAACTCTCCGCCCACGCCGATCTTGTCGGTGACGCCGTATTCACCGGCTGCCCCGAAGCCCATGCCCCAGCCCCAGCCGATAGTCGGTCCGATCAAAGTTTTGCCCTTTTCAAATCCCTCGGCCATGGCCATCCCGGCCACAACCATTACCAACAATAACACTGCTGCCAGTTTCTTCATGCCTTTTTCTCCTTTTTGTTTATTTATGGTTTGTGGTGTGTATTCTTCGCTACTTTGATAGTTTATACCAACTTGCGGTAAAAGTCAAGGCTGTGACCTTAAAATATTTTGTAAAAAATAAATTGGCAGTTCCCAATTAACTGGGAACTGCCCAGGACAACATGCTAACGGATCTTCTTCTTGTGCCGGTTGGCGCGCAATCTCTTCTTGCGCTTATGGGTGGCCATCTTGTGTCTTTTTTTCTTTTTACCGCAGGGCATAAAAAAACCTTTCTTCCTCTGTATTCTAAATAAATTTATTTTTGCATTACCAGGGCTTTGAGTTCGTTGGAGGCCTGGAAGACCGGGGTCAGCCGGGCCGGTATCTGGACCGTCTCCTGGGGCCGGCGGGGGTTGCGGGCCAGCCGGGGCTTGCGCTCCTTGATCTTGAAGCGCCCAAAGCCTCTGATCTCGATGTTCTTGCCTTCGGACAGCGTCTGCATGATGGAATCCAAAAACGAATCAACGAGGATCTTGGCATCGCGCTGGGTAAAACCGGTTTTGTCGCAGACTATCTTCACCAGATCAGCCTTAGTCATGAAATTCCCTCCTTTTGGTACGCTGTATGGATAATAAAACTGAATGAACTATCAATGACAACTCCCGCAGTTATGCGAGGAGCAGCTATGGCAGCCGGATTTAGAAGAGGATGACACAAACCCGCTCTGGCTCTTGCAGCCGAAGGCTGAAAAAAGTTTTTCCACCGCGGCGCTTTGGCATTCAGGGCACTTGGGATCGGCATCGGAAGCCCGCATCAACTGGTCAAATTTACGCTGGCACTGCCGGCACTCAAATTCGTATATCGGCATATTATTATAATACAACGAATTAGGGAATTTGTCAATATGTTTTTTTAGAAATTTAGAAAAACAGCGGGGTCACTGCCGGGGAGATATACTACTTTGCCCGCGCTTGCGCGCCAAAGCGCTTCAGCGCGCAGGCGCGAAATACGCGAAACAATGCGAAAAATAATTTCCTTTTTTAGGATCTAATTTGTCTTTCTGGCAAAGACGTTCTGTAGCTACGCCAGAGCTTCAAGCATTTTAAGGGCGTGGCTCTGGGGGAATTCCGGTTTATGTTTGAAACTCACTATCTGCAGGCTTTCCCCGGGTTCGGGCATCCCCCTTTCGCCTTGGCGGGCCGAGATCAGGCAGGGAACCTTTAACAGATAGGCTAAAGAGAATAGGTCGTTTTTCACCCCGATGAAGGCCTTGGCAAAGGACAAAGCATCGGCCAGCTCCACTGTGACCAGGGAATTCAGCAGCAGGACACCGGGCGGGTTGGCGGCCTGAAGTTCGGGCCCGGAATTTATAAACATCAATTTGAAATTTGAATGCTTCTGAGCCTGGCGCAGAAAACCTTCCAGGGATTGTCTTTTGAAAGCCGCGGCATCCAGGGCAATAAGCTGCTGGCCTTTTTGCAGGCCCTCCGCCCGCAGGCGTTCCTTGAACTCTCGCCGGCCCTCGGCATCCACTAACCGCGGCCAGGCGATGGGGTGCCCGGCCGCCTCCAGCCCCAAAAACCCCAGCATGGCAAAATTGCGCCGGGCTTCGTCCTGGGGCAGATTCTCCTGGCGGATCATCACGCTCTTGAAAGGATAGCCTCCCTTGGAAAAAGCCCCGCAGCGCAGTCCAGGAACGGCTTTATAAAATAGATAGTCCGTCAGCGGACAGCCCTGGTAGTTCAGGTTCAGCAACAGATCAAAGCGGCGGGATTTTATCAGCCTCTTAAGCCTTTTGAACTCGGCGCTGCCCCGGCCTTTCAACAGTTGGGGCCTAAAATCTATGATCTCGTCCACTTCGTCGTCAAAATGCCACAGGCTGCGGCGGCTCTCGTCCAGCATCAGGGACAGCAGGCTATCGGGGTAATGCTTTCTTAAGGCCCGGATGACCGGCAGCGACCACAGCGCCTCGCCCGGGCCTTGAGCCGGGAATATCAGCGCCCGCTTGGGCCGGCTGATGTGCCTGGCCAGAGGCAACTGGGGCGGCCGTCCGAACCGCCGGGAAAAATCTATCGCCAGGTCGGTAAGAAGTCCCACTTATTTTTTCTTCCTGTTAATAACTGTTCTGGCCACAAAAACACACAAATACAATTAACAATTTACGATTAACGATTAACGATTAACGAGTTTAGTGCCTTGGTGATACTTCGGCAAAGTTTACACTGAGCCGAGCTTGCGGTGAGCTTGTCGAACCCGCCGAAGTGCTCAGTGCATGCTTTGTGGCTGAATTTCCACTTTCTTCTGGCGCCGGTCACCAAAGGCCAGTTTCATCACCTGGTCCACCGTCTCCGCGTAATGGAACTGGAGTTTCTTTTTGACGTAATCCGGCACTTCCTCCAGATCATTCTGGTTCTGCTTGGGGATGATCACCTCTTTGATCCCGGCCCGTTGGGCGGCGATCACTTTTTCCTTGATCCCGCCCACCGGCATCACCTTGCCCCGTAAGGTGATCTCCCCGGTCATGGCCAGGTAGTGCTTCACCGGCCGGTTGGATAAAAGCGAGACTAGCGAGGCGGCCAGGGTCACTCCGGCCGAGGGCCCGTCTTTGGGTATGGCCCCCGAAGGAATGTGGATATGAATGTCGTAGCGGTCGAAGAATTTGGGATCCACCTGATATCTAGCGGCGTTGGAGCGCACATAGGACAGGGCGGCCATGGCCGATTCCTTCATCACCTCGCCCAGGCTGCCGGTGAGCTGCATTCCCTTCTTGCCCGGCATTTTGGTGGATTCTATGAACAGGATCTCTCCCCCCGCCGCGGTCCAGGCCAGGCCGGTGGCCACTCCCACCTCGCCGGCCCGTTCGGCCAACTCGGGAAAAATCTTCTGGGGGCCCAGCAGGCCGGGCAAAACCGCCGGGGTTATCGCCCGTTTCCCATCCTTTCCCGAGACCACATCCTTGGCCACCTTGCGGCAGACCGAGGCGATCTCCCGCTCCA encodes the following:
- a CDS encoding zinc ribbon domain-containing protein produces the protein MPIYEFECRQCQRKFDQLMRASDADPKCPECQSAAVEKLFSAFGCKSQSGFVSSSSKSGCHSCSSHNCGSCH
- a CDS encoding porin family protein, with product MKKLAAVLLLVMVVAGMAMAEGFEKGKTLIGPTIGWGWGMGFGAAGEYGVTDKIGVGGEFAYSSFTEKYDVWDYWYEWKYTLIGVLGAGAYHFTPGKKFDPYVKLGLGFFNWDAEYKDQYGTTSSSLYLAGYSSGVGYAGQLGARYFFSPTMAGRAALGFPFVFSAGLDFKF
- a CDS encoding integration host factor subunit beta, with the translated sequence MTKADLVKIVCDKTGFTQRDAKILVDSFLDSIMQTLSEGKNIEIRGFGRFKIKERKPRLARNPRRPQETVQIPARLTPVFQASNELKALVMQK